TTAAGCTTGCCAAATACTGAGAATTGCGGCAGCGATTTTCTTGAAGAGAATGAGCGATCGCGTAAATCCTGATTAGAAAAATCTAGCGGCTGGGTCATAAGTTAAAGATATTTGCCCAAAATCAAAGCATCAGCAAACATCTAAAATATTAATGGTAAATCTCAAAAGCAGCAAAGTTATATTTAAAGTTACGATTTAAATGCTTGCCATTACTTGATTCATCGATAGCGAAATACTGGGGAAAATGTCAGAGGCAATGCGATCGGCTTCTCTATACACTTTCTCAATATAACTTCCATTTACCAAAGTTAAAACCGAAAACGTTCCCACCAAAAAATCAACAATCCAATATTCAGGAATCCCAAATTGTGCATATTCCTTCCGCTTCTCGACGGTATCTACTGAGCGACAAGTTGGGCTGACAATCTCAATTACCAACAAACATGGCTCATGCAAAATATCTGGCTGGTTTCCTAAGCTTTTCTTCTGAGCAAGCGTCATCACTAAAACATCAGGACGACGTGTTCTTTTACCATTGAATATTTCAGTGCTATTGACACGCACACAGTATGGATGATTGGAGTGACTTATTTCTGATTGCAAAAAGAAAGCAAAAAACATCATCAAATCATTATGAAATACCGTTGCTGGAGTCATTTCAACCAATTCTCCATCGTTAAATTCATAACGGCGATCGCTGCCATCTTCATAGGTTAGATATTCCTCAAATGTCATTTTTTTCGCAGAGGTGACGGTCATAGCTTTCCATCCTTGCTTTTGGTTTGTGAGTATTAAAGCGATCGCCTTCCTAGACTCTAAATTATATCTGATTTCTGAAAATTCGCACCAACAAGATCTCGTCCCTTAAACGAGCGATTTCGCAAATCTTGCTTAGAAAAATCTAGCGGCTGGGTCATAAGTTAAAGATATTTGCCCAAAATCAAAGCATCGACAAACATCTAAAATATTAATGGTAAATCTCAAAATCAGCAAAGTTATTACATTTTTGCTAGATTTCTCTGAAGATGACTTTAGACGATGATTAATATGTTGAGAAGACTAAAATATAGGCATTAACATACTTGACGCACCAAATCTCTAAAATCCCCTCTAACTCCCCCTTGGGAATCGGGAGAAGTCTAAGTTCTCCCTTCCCAATGGGAGACTGAGGGGGATATCTTGGGATAATTCCCAAAGAAAAGAGTGGCGGCGCTTTGCGCCGCCACTCTTTTCTTTGGGAACTATTTCAAATTTTGGGAAATAGAAGCTAGAGTCGTAGAAAGCGTTGTGAATGCTTGGTTTGTTGATAAGGCATTGAGGGATGCTAAAGCATTTTCTGCGGCAACAGGATCTGACCCATTGGCAATATTGGCTAGTTCATTCACAATCTGGTTAAAAGATTCAATTGCAAGAAATAGCTTCTGAAGATCAACAGTTTGAGCTTGTCCCGATTCTCCATTAAAATTAGCAGGAATCAGTCCAGTAAGAGCCTCAATTAACGCTAATGCAGGTGAACCTGTTCCCACATTAATTCCTAAACTTGCAAAACTAGCACTTAAAGCGTTTTGTGCGACCTGCACATCAGTACTACTGCCATTACCATTGTTCAATAGCAAAACAATGTTGCTAATATCTGCATCAGTGTTCGCAGAATTTAATAATATAGCGATCGCATTGCTGATATCGAGGCTTAACAAATTGCTTTGGGCTTTAGGCGGGATATTTAGCAAAATAGGACTACTGGAGGCTTGGCTTCCTGCTTGGATTGCGAATGACCCTGCAAAAACAGGTAATGTCCCTGTAAAACAGAAGCTAGAAGCGAGAATTGACAAAATTATTTTTTTCATAGAAGTTTGGCAGCTAGGTGGTTTTGGAGCGATCGCAACTTAATACCAAAGCTAAAAATGGCTACGCCATTTTTAGCTTTGAAAACTCTTAAGGGGTTTGGTTTTTAATTCATAAAAGTGTTGTTCTACTTGTGTGAATTGGTATTATCCGATGAGTTAACCTTTCCCAAAGGTTAACTCAAACTTACCTACGTCCAGAGTAGTTAAATCCGTAGCTGATACCAAAGATAACCTGAGTTCCAGCATTACTATTGTTAGTGACATCAGAATAGGTCAGGGTAAGGTTTAAAGGGAAAGTGACATCTGGTAAAAAGCCTAAACCAAAGTTCAGCCCTTGCCCAGACCATGCGGTACTTACACCCCACTGAGGATCAAACTGATAGCCAACATTAGCAAAAACGCCGACCCCATCATTGCTAGTGGACTTGCGATAAATACCTCCACCCACACCAATAGTAGCGACTAAAGGCTTAGGACTTTCAGCATTTGTGGGATCGGTTAATTGGGAAATAGTAGCGGCTCCATATACCGATGAAGGCGTGCCACCTGAATTTGTCCCATAGTTGGCGAAGTTTGTCCAACCAACGGCAACGGCTGCTTGAGTGGTGGAATCTTGAAAGATAGAACGATGCACTTTAAGATCAAAGGAGCCGTTAGACCCAAAGTTCCGAATGCTATTAATATTGAAAACACCCTCTACCGCAAGATACTGATTAGCATCTCCCAATCCAGTGCCGACAGAGACGCTGCCATCAACTGTGTCTCTTAGTCTGCCAGCCGTTGCACCTAAAACACTGATAAAAGCATCACCTGTCTGAAGCCCAAAGGCAACGGGAGTACCAGCATTCAACGAAGGAGTGTAGATTTGTCTGAATACGTTCGGAGATGGAGGTTGAATTGGACGAATGAGTAGTTGTTGCCGAATAATGTCTGGAGAGTTAGATGTTGCATTTCCTGTTTGGGCAATATCTGTACTGGCTCGGGCAATTTCTACAAGATTAACATCAGGATTAGTGGCGATTGAGATAGAAGAACTGCGATTAAATGATGGTGGGATAGCCACAACATCGATCCGAGGTTTTAGATCCTTAGCAGTATCAGGTAACTTGTTTTGGAGAACTGGCGCTTTTGTTACTCCCTTTTTAGGGGTTTGCTTGGCTGTTTTAGCGTTTCTTGTAACGTTCTTAGAAGTCTTCTTAGGCGTTGTAGCGTTGGTTACTTTGCCTTTAACAACTTGAGAATTGGTTACTTTAACGTTCTTAGCAACTTTCGCCTGTGCAGAGAGTGCATTGATTGGTACAAGCGCCATAAATCCCCAGACTGCACCTGCGGACACCAGCATTAATTTATTGATCATAGAGCTTCCCTTTTGCATTTTGTATATTCCTCACCCACAAGCTAACTTCGCTGTATTAGCAGAAATCGTGCAATCCTATGCTTATTAGGCTTATATAGTCGGAACAGCAGAGAAGCGATCGCTTCTCTTTCAAACAACACAAAAATGCAATACTCTTTTAAGATCTTCGCACGATTTCTCTGATGCTGAAGGCTTTAGATTGTACATTATTATGCCATGAATAATCAGGTTTCGTCCGAATTTTCAGCAATTCTCATTATCAAAAGCGTTTTTTTACAAGCCCGCCTTTGGCGGGCTTGTAAAAAAACGCTTTTGATGTTTCCAGTGTCTTCGGCGCTGGAAACATCAAAAGCAGTTTCATAATGAGAATTGCTGCCGAATTTTACTAAGCAATAACCCTTGAAATCTAATAATCGGTTTACAAAACTATTACGGGCGAACTTAAACGCTGTTTTAAAATCGCAGCCTGAGATATTACCCAAAAATGCAAGTCTTTTGGTGGCGGTTTCTGGTGGACAGGATTCGCTATGTTTAGCCAAGCTTTTACAGTTGCAACAGCCGAAGTTTAACTGGAATTTAACGATCGCCCATTGCGATCATCAGTGGCGTAGTGACTCAGTTGCAAATGCTGAGCATGTTGAGCGTATTGCAAAAGAATGGGGAATTGACTTTTGCCTAAGAACAGC
This genomic stretch from Pseudanabaena galeata CCNP1313 harbors:
- a CDS encoding Uma2 family endonuclease, with product MTVTSAKKMTFEEYLTYEDGSDRRYEFNDGELVEMTPATVFHNDLMMFFAFFLQSEISHSNHPYCVRVNSTEIFNGKRTRRPDVLVMTLAQKKSLGNQPDILHEPCLLVIEIVSPTCRSVDTVEKRKEYAQFGIPEYWIVDFLVGTFSVLTLVNGSYIEKVYREADRIASDIFPSISLSMNQVMASI